In a single window of the Saccharothrix australiensis genome:
- a CDS encoding glutamate mutase L, with product MTVLCLDVGSTWTKGALVSADGALLGTAQRPTSPPEVMAAVAEVSRALGAADEVLACSSAGGGLRLAVVGQERLVSAEAGYRVALSAGARVVHVSSGPLDGAGVRALRAARADLVLLVGGTDGGDRSVLLHNADRLGRDRIACPIVLAGNADARAEAVALLAGRTVVPTDNVLPDVGELAPGPARGAIREVFLRHVIGGKGLSRGAGFRRLVRAVTPDAVLGGVSRLAARDHEGAVLVVDVGGATTDVYSAVSAEDGAAERAVALPPDRRTVEGDLGLRWSAPGVVAEAVAERLVDPAEADALRGEAARRAADVTWLADDPAVDLRLAGLAVVLALRRHLRLVAGRLGPRGAGRLVLSGGVFRHAPDVGGAVRLLRADPLLRPVLKEADVVVDRDYVLAPAGLLAGAGRVAVADRLLAHLG from the coding sequence ATGACCGTGCTCTGCCTGGACGTCGGCTCCACGTGGACCAAGGGCGCGCTCGTGTCCGCCGACGGCGCGCTGCTCGGCACCGCCCAGCGGCCCACGTCGCCGCCGGAGGTGATGGCCGCCGTGGCCGAGGTGTCCCGCGCGCTCGGCGCGGCCGACGAGGTGCTGGCGTGCTCCTCGGCGGGCGGCGGCCTGCGGCTCGCGGTGGTGGGGCAGGAGCGGCTGGTCAGCGCCGAGGCCGGCTACCGGGTGGCGCTGTCGGCGGGCGCGCGGGTCGTGCACGTGTCGTCCGGCCCGCTCGACGGCGCGGGCGTCCGGGCGTTGCGCGCGGCGCGGGCGGACCTGGTGCTGCTGGTCGGCGGCACGGACGGCGGCGACCGCTCGGTGCTGCTGCACAACGCGGACCGGCTGGGCCGCGACCGGATCGCGTGCCCGATCGTGCTGGCGGGCAACGCGGACGCCCGCGCCGAGGCGGTGGCGCTGCTGGCCGGCCGGACGGTCGTGCCGACCGACAACGTCCTGCCCGACGTCGGCGAACTCGCGCCCGGCCCGGCCCGCGGCGCGATCCGCGAGGTGTTCCTGCGCCACGTCATCGGCGGCAAGGGCCTCTCGCGCGGCGCCGGTTTCCGCCGGCTGGTCCGGGCGGTGACGCCGGACGCGGTGCTGGGCGGCGTGTCCCGGCTGGCCGCGCGGGACCACGAGGGCGCGGTGCTGGTCGTCGACGTCGGCGGGGCCACCACGGACGTGTACTCGGCGGTGTCCGCCGAGGACGGCGCGGCGGAGCGGGCGGTGGCGCTGCCGCCGGACCGCCGCACGGTCGAGGGGGACCTGGGCCTGCGGTGGTCCGCGCCCGGCGTGGTGGCGGAGGCCGTCGCCGAGCGGCTGGTGGACCCGGCGGAGGCCGACGCCCTGCGCGGCGAGGCCGCGCGGCGGGCGGCCGACGTGACGTGGCTCGCGGACGACCCGGCGGTGGACCTCCGGCTGGCCGGGCTCGCCGTGGTGCTGGCCCTGCGCAGGCACCTCCGGCTCGTGGCGGGCCGGCTGGGCCCGCGCGGGGCGGGGCGGCTCGTGCTGTCCGGCGGGGTGTTCCGCCACGCGCCCGACGTGGGCGGCGCGGTCCGCCTGCTGCGCGCCGACCCGCTGCTCCGACCGGTGCTGAAGGAGGCGGACGTGGTGGTGGACCGGGACTACGTGCTGGCGCCCGCGGGTCTGCTCGCCGGCGCCGGCCGCGTGGCGGTCGCCGACCGCCTCCTCGCGCACCTGGGGTGA
- a CDS encoding amino acid permease, whose protein sequence is MPGNGLWRTKSIEQSIADTDEPDTRLRKDLTAWDLTVFGVAVVVGAGIFTLTASTAGNLAGPSVSLAFVLAAIACALAALCYAEFASTVPVAGSAYTFSYATFGEFMAWIIGWDLVLEFAVGAAAVAKGWSVYLQTVLEQLGLSLKTTATVGGLDVDWGSLLLVATLTVLLALGTKLSSRVSAVITAVKVAVVLLVIVLGIGYINTANYSPYIPPAETGGTTGTGLEQSLFSLVTGFSGSTYGVLGLLAAASLVFFAFIGFDVVATTAEETRNPQKAVPRGILGSLAIVTVLYVSVSLVITGMLPYDRLKTQPDGSRATLATAFSENGVDWAATVISIGALAGLTTVVMVLMLGQSRVLFAMSRDGLLPRGLARTGKHGTPFRITVIIGVLVAIAAGFFPAGKLEEMVNVGTLFAFVLVSAGVLVLRRTRPDLPRGFRVPLVPLVPVLAIVACIWLMLNLTALTWVRFLVWMALGVVVYFVYSRRNSLLGKEHGATAVPVVKPDERP, encoded by the coding sequence GTGCCGGGGAACGGGCTTTGGCGCACGAAATCGATCGAGCAGTCGATCGCGGACACCGACGAGCCGGACACCAGGCTGCGCAAGGACCTGACCGCGTGGGACCTCACGGTCTTCGGCGTCGCGGTGGTGGTCGGCGCGGGCATCTTCACGCTCACCGCGTCCACCGCGGGCAACCTCGCCGGGCCGTCGGTCTCGCTGGCGTTCGTGCTCGCCGCGATCGCCTGCGCGCTGGCCGCGCTCTGCTACGCCGAGTTCGCGTCGACGGTGCCGGTGGCGGGGAGCGCGTACACGTTCTCCTACGCCACGTTCGGCGAGTTCATGGCGTGGATCATCGGGTGGGACCTGGTGCTGGAGTTCGCGGTCGGCGCGGCGGCCGTGGCCAAGGGCTGGTCGGTGTACCTCCAGACCGTCCTGGAGCAGCTCGGGCTGTCGCTGAAGACCACGGCGACCGTGGGCGGCCTGGACGTCGACTGGGGCTCGCTGCTGCTGGTGGCGACGCTCACCGTGCTGCTGGCGCTGGGCACCAAGCTGTCGTCGCGGGTCAGCGCGGTGATCACGGCGGTGAAGGTCGCCGTGGTGCTGCTGGTGATCGTGCTCGGCATCGGCTACATCAACACGGCGAACTACAGCCCGTACATCCCTCCCGCCGAGACGGGCGGCACGACCGGGACCGGCCTTGAGCAGTCGCTGTTCAGCCTGGTCACCGGCTTCTCGGGCAGCACGTACGGCGTGCTGGGCCTGCTGGCGGCGGCGTCGCTGGTGTTCTTCGCGTTCATCGGGTTCGACGTGGTGGCGACGACCGCCGAGGAGACCCGCAACCCGCAGAAGGCCGTGCCGCGCGGCATCCTGGGCTCGCTGGCGATCGTCACCGTGCTGTACGTGAGCGTGTCGCTGGTGATCACCGGGATGCTGCCCTACGACCGGCTCAAGACGCAGCCGGACGGCAGCCGGGCGACGCTCGCGACGGCGTTCTCGGAGAACGGCGTCGACTGGGCGGCGACGGTCATCTCGATCGGCGCGCTGGCCGGTCTGACCACCGTCGTCATGGTGCTGATGCTGGGCCAGTCGCGGGTGCTGTTCGCGATGTCCCGCGACGGCCTGCTGCCGCGCGGCCTCGCGCGGACCGGCAAGCACGGCACGCCGTTCCGGATCACCGTGATCATCGGCGTGCTGGTCGCGATCGCGGCGGGCTTCTTCCCGGCCGGCAAGCTGGAGGAGATGGTCAACGTCGGGACGCTGTTCGCGTTCGTGCTGGTGTCGGCGGGCGTGCTGGTGCTGCGCAGGACCCGGCCGGACCTGCCGCGCGGCTTCCGGGTGCCGCTGGTGCCCCTGGTGCCGGTGCTGGCGATCGTGGCGTGCATCTGGCTGATGCTGAACCTGACCGCGCTCACCTGGGTCCGGTTCCTGGTGTGGATGGCGCTCGGCGTGGTCGTCTACTTCGTCTACAGCCGCCGGAACTCCCTGCTGGGCAAGGAGCACGGTGCCACCGCCGTGCCGGTGGTGAAGCCCGACGAGCGGCCCTGA
- a CDS encoding cation diffusion facilitator family transporter, producing the protein MSAGGGTKAIIAALVANAGIALAKFVGFLITGSSSMLAESVHSLADTSNQGLLLLGQRTSRRKATLNHPFGFGRDRYFYSFVVALLLFSLGSVFALYEGIHKLESHEPLSSPLVAVVILVVAIGLESYSFKTAIAESRLIKGDATWWQFIRQSKVPELPVVLLEDAGALFGLVLALLGVGLSTLTGDPVWDAVGTICIGALLGVIAIILIVEMKSLLIGEGAAPAELDAIVDELAAGKVQRVIHIRTQYIGPDELLVAAKIALSPGLPAAEVARAIDDAELRVRNKVPAARLIYLEPDLDRTMAKS; encoded by the coding sequence GTGTCAGCAGGAGGCGGTACCAAGGCGATCATCGCCGCGCTGGTCGCCAACGCCGGGATCGCGTTGGCGAAGTTCGTCGGCTTCCTGATCACCGGCTCGTCGTCGATGCTGGCCGAGTCGGTGCACTCGCTGGCCGACACGTCGAACCAGGGCCTGCTGCTGCTGGGTCAGCGGACGTCCCGGCGCAAGGCCACCCTGAACCACCCGTTCGGGTTCGGCCGCGACCGGTACTTCTACTCGTTCGTGGTCGCGCTGCTGCTGTTCAGCCTCGGTTCGGTGTTCGCGCTGTACGAGGGCATCCACAAGCTGGAGTCGCACGAGCCGCTGTCGTCGCCGCTGGTGGCGGTGGTGATCCTGGTGGTCGCGATCGGCCTGGAGAGCTACAGCTTCAAGACGGCGATCGCCGAGTCCAGGCTGATCAAGGGCGACGCGACCTGGTGGCAGTTCATCCGCCAGTCGAAGGTGCCCGAGCTGCCGGTCGTGCTGCTGGAGGACGCCGGCGCGCTGTTCGGCCTGGTGCTGGCCCTGCTCGGCGTCGGCCTGTCGACCCTGACCGGCGACCCGGTGTGGGACGCCGTCGGCACCATCTGCATCGGCGCGCTGCTCGGCGTGATCGCGATCATCCTCATCGTGGAGATGAAGTCGCTGCTGATCGGCGAGGGCGCGGCGCCGGCGGAGCTGGACGCGATCGTGGACGAGCTGGCGGCGGGCAAGGTGCAGCGCGTCATCCACATCCGCACCCAGTACATCGGGCCGGACGAGCTGCTGGTGGCCGCGAAGATCGCCCTGAGCCCCGGCCTGCCCGCGGCGGAGGTGGCTCGGGCCATCGACGACGCCGAGCTGCGGGTGCGGAACAAGGTGCCCGCGGCGCGGCTCATCTACCTGGAGCCCGACCTGGACCGGACCATGGCCAAGTCGTAG
- the manA gene encoding mannose-6-phosphate isomerase, class I, which translates to MELLHNAVRAYAWGSRTAIAELLGKEVPAPHPEAELWMGAHPGDPSRVVRPDGSRSLLELLAEDPAGQLGARCAERWGGRLPFLLKVLAAEEPLSLQAHPSARQAALGFAAEEAAGVPVDSPVRNYKDPSAKPELICALTEFHALAGFRDPHRTVALLRSLEAPDFAPYTELLAEQPDANGLRALFTTLITLPQTALDALLPQVLDACVLHVKERGEFDLECRTALELGEAYPGDAGVLAALLLNRLVLKPGEAIHLPAGNLHAYLHGTGVEILANSDNVLRCGLTPKHVDVPELMRVLDFTCGDMPVQTGVNTAPGLWTYPTPSPEFELSRLELPPGGEAVVDHDGPQILLVTEGRAVLSDAAGGSLAVDRGRSVWLPASDPAVVITADEPTRLFRATAGTD; encoded by the coding sequence GTGGAACTGCTGCACAACGCGGTGCGGGCGTACGCGTGGGGATCGCGTACCGCCATCGCCGAGCTGCTCGGGAAGGAGGTGCCGGCGCCGCACCCCGAGGCCGAGCTGTGGATGGGCGCGCACCCCGGCGACCCGTCCCGCGTGGTCCGGCCGGACGGTTCCCGCTCGCTGCTCGAACTGCTGGCCGAGGACCCGGCGGGCCAGCTCGGCGCGCGGTGCGCCGAGCGCTGGGGCGGCAGGCTCCCGTTCCTGCTCAAGGTGCTGGCGGCGGAGGAGCCGCTGAGCCTCCAGGCGCACCCGTCGGCGCGGCAGGCGGCGCTCGGGTTCGCCGCCGAGGAGGCGGCGGGCGTGCCGGTGGACTCGCCGGTGCGCAACTACAAGGACCCGTCGGCCAAGCCGGAGCTGATCTGCGCGCTGACCGAGTTCCACGCGCTGGCCGGGTTCCGCGACCCGCACCGCACGGTGGCGCTGCTGCGGTCGCTGGAGGCCCCGGACTTCGCCCCGTACACCGAGCTGCTGGCCGAGCAGCCGGACGCCAACGGGCTGCGCGCGCTGTTCACGACCCTGATCACGCTGCCGCAGACCGCGCTGGACGCCCTGCTGCCGCAGGTGCTGGACGCGTGCGTGCTGCACGTGAAGGAGCGCGGCGAGTTCGACCTGGAGTGCCGCACCGCCCTGGAGCTGGGCGAGGCGTACCCCGGTGACGCGGGCGTGCTCGCGGCGCTGCTACTCAACCGCCTGGTGCTCAAGCCGGGCGAGGCCATCCACCTGCCCGCCGGCAACCTGCACGCCTACCTGCACGGCACGGGCGTGGAGATCCTGGCGAACTCGGACAACGTGCTGCGCTGCGGCCTGACCCCCAAGCACGTCGACGTGCCCGAGCTGATGCGCGTGCTGGACTTCACGTGCGGCGACATGCCGGTGCAGACCGGGGTGAACACCGCGCCCGGCCTGTGGACCTACCCGACGCCGAGCCCCGAGTTCGAGCTGTCCCGGCTGGAGCTGCCGCCGGGCGGCGAGGCCGTGGTCGACCACGACGGACCGCAGATCCTGCTGGTCACGGAGGGCCGGGCGGTGCTGTCCGACGCCGCGGGCGGCTCGCTGGCGGTGGACCGGGGCCGGTCGGTGTGGCTGCCCGCGTCCGACCCGGCGGTCGTGATCACCGCCGACGAGCCGACGCGCCTTTTCCGGGCAACCGCCGGAACGGATTAG
- a CDS encoding SIS domain-containing protein, with product MLDDSLLDDQARLADADTGGLLRAAARAGAQVRATAEAAEELGVRRVFQDRPRALVLVTRPGVAPSVAKLVTALLGPGCPVPVVVTDDVPGWVGALDVVLAHTEDAGDVVLAEAVDRAARRGARVLLTAEPDGPVAASAARHALLVPPRVPVPRGFGFARGFAAWVVALNALRLLDVDVQLVADELDREAERDHPMHESFVNPAKSLALRVADRTPLLWGLDDPATAVAAHGAGVLACYAGLVSDVAGYPQALTKSVLHRRAVHGSSGADIFADPDDEREGLVRVLLLAVRQGRSAEYARRAAMETLPGADVLEPAEEVTGGDAVCSALLALRFELAALYLGLAAGTLGGPGLYAPAV from the coding sequence GTGCTCGACGACAGCCTCCTGGACGACCAGGCCCGTCTCGCCGACGCCGACACGGGCGGCCTGCTGCGCGCCGCCGCGCGAGCGGGCGCGCAGGTCAGGGCCACCGCGGAGGCGGCGGAGGAGCTGGGCGTCCGCCGGGTGTTCCAGGACCGGCCGCGAGCGCTGGTGCTGGTGACCCGCCCCGGCGTCGCGCCGTCCGTGGCGAAGCTGGTGACCGCCCTGCTCGGGCCGGGGTGCCCGGTGCCGGTGGTGGTGACCGACGACGTGCCCGGCTGGGTGGGCGCGCTGGACGTGGTGCTCGCGCACACCGAGGACGCCGGTGACGTGGTGCTGGCCGAGGCCGTCGACCGGGCCGCCCGCCGGGGCGCGCGGGTGCTGCTGACCGCCGAGCCGGACGGCCCGGTGGCCGCGTCCGCCGCGCGGCACGCCCTGCTCGTCCCGCCGCGCGTGCCCGTGCCGCGGGGGTTCGGGTTCGCCCGCGGGTTCGCGGCCTGGGTGGTGGCGCTGAACGCGCTGCGCCTGCTGGACGTGGACGTGCAGCTGGTCGCCGACGAGCTGGACCGCGAGGCCGAGCGCGACCACCCGATGCACGAGTCGTTCGTGAACCCGGCCAAGTCGCTGGCCCTGCGGGTCGCCGACCGGACGCCGCTGCTGTGGGGCCTGGACGACCCGGCCACGGCCGTCGCCGCGCACGGCGCCGGTGTGCTGGCGTGCTACGCGGGACTGGTCAGCGACGTGGCGGGGTACCCGCAGGCGTTGACCAAGTCCGTGCTGCACCGGCGGGCGGTGCACGGTTCCTCCGGCGCCGACATCTTCGCCGACCCGGACGACGAGCGGGAGGGACTGGTGCGCGTGCTGCTGCTGGCCGTGCGCCAGGGCCGGTCGGCGGAGTACGCGCGGCGGGCCGCGATGGAGACCTTGCCGGGAGCCGACGTGCTCGAACCGGCCGAGGAAGTGACCGGCGGCGACGCGGTGTGCTCCGCGCTGCTCGCGCTGCGGTTCGAGTTGGCCGCGCTGTACCTGGGCCTGGCGGCGGGAACGCTGGGCGGTCCGGGGCTGTACGCGCCGGCCGTGTGA
- a CDS encoding Trm112 family protein has translation MVVQLDAQLLEILACPCPEHAPLRPGTADDPQADFLTCTACGRSFPVREGIPVLLLDEALPPTAG, from the coding sequence GTGGTCGTCCAACTCGACGCACAGCTGCTGGAGATCCTGGCCTGCCCGTGCCCGGAGCACGCGCCGCTGCGGCCCGGCACCGCCGACGACCCGCAGGCCGACTTCCTCACGTGCACGGCGTGCGGCCGGTCGTTCCCGGTCCGGGAGGGCATCCCGGTGCTCCTGCTGGACGAGGCCCTCCCGCCGACGGCGGGGTGA
- a CDS encoding phosphomannomutase/phosphoglucomutase — MRDLSGIVKAYDIRGVVGEQLDAEVVREFGAAFARLVGGPSVVVGHDMRESSPGLAAAFAEGVTRQGVDVVSIGLASTDMLYFASGKLDLPGAMFTASHNPAEYNGIKLCRAGASPVGQDTGLAQLRADVEQGVPDAEGVAPGSVSERDMLAEYAAYLRELVDLSSSRPLRVVVDAGNGMGGHTVPSVFDGLPVEVVPMYFELDGSFPNHEANPLDPKNIVDLQARVREEGADAGVAFDGDADRCFVVDERGEPVSPSAITALVAVRELAKDPGGTIIHNLITSHAVPEIVREHGGKPVRTRVGHSFIKAEMARTGAIFGGEHSAHYYFRDFWRADTGMLAALHVLAALGEQDGPLSALTADYARYAASGEINSTVADQAGRLAAIKAEFGARDGVELDELDGLTVTLPDGSWFNLRASNTEPLLRLNVEAADAASVAALRDEVLAIVRG, encoded by the coding sequence GTGCGTGATCTGTCCGGCATCGTCAAGGCGTACGACATCCGCGGTGTCGTCGGCGAGCAGCTCGACGCGGAGGTCGTCCGGGAGTTCGGCGCGGCGTTCGCGCGGCTGGTCGGCGGCCCCTCCGTGGTCGTGGGCCACGACATGCGCGAGTCCTCGCCCGGCTTGGCGGCGGCCTTCGCCGAGGGCGTGACCAGGCAGGGCGTCGACGTGGTCAGCATCGGCCTGGCCAGCACCGACATGTTGTACTTCGCGTCCGGCAAGCTCGACCTGCCCGGCGCGATGTTCACGGCCTCGCACAACCCGGCCGAGTACAACGGCATCAAGCTGTGCCGCGCCGGCGCCTCGCCGGTGGGCCAGGACACGGGCCTCGCGCAGCTCCGCGCGGACGTCGAGCAGGGCGTCCCGGACGCCGAGGGCGTGGCGCCGGGCTCGGTGTCGGAGCGCGACATGCTCGCCGAGTACGCCGCCTACCTGCGCGAACTGGTGGACCTGTCGTCCTCGCGGCCGTTGCGGGTCGTGGTGGACGCGGGCAACGGCATGGGCGGGCACACGGTGCCCTCGGTGTTCGACGGGCTGCCCGTCGAGGTCGTCCCGATGTACTTCGAGCTGGACGGCAGCTTCCCCAACCACGAGGCCAACCCGCTCGACCCGAAGAACATCGTCGACCTCCAGGCCCGTGTGCGGGAGGAGGGCGCGGACGCGGGTGTCGCGTTCGACGGCGACGCCGACCGGTGCTTCGTGGTGGACGAGCGCGGCGAGCCGGTGTCGCCCAGCGCGATCACGGCGCTGGTGGCCGTGCGCGAGCTGGCCAAGGACCCCGGCGGCACGATCATCCACAACCTGATCACGTCGCACGCCGTGCCCGAGATCGTCCGCGAGCACGGCGGCAAGCCGGTCCGGACCCGCGTGGGCCACTCGTTCATCAAGGCGGAGATGGCCCGCACGGGCGCGATCTTCGGCGGCGAGCACTCCGCGCACTACTACTTCCGCGACTTCTGGCGCGCCGACACCGGCATGCTGGCCGCGCTGCACGTGCTGGCCGCGCTGGGCGAGCAGGACGGCCCGCTGTCGGCCCTGACCGCCGACTACGCGCGCTACGCCGCGTCCGGCGAGATCAACTCGACGGTCGCCGACCAGGCAGGCCGGCTGGCCGCGATCAAGGCCGAGTTCGGCGCGCGGGACGGCGTCGAGCTGGACGAGCTGGACGGCCTGACCGTCACCCTGCCGGACGGCTCGTGGTTCAACCTGCGCGCCTCCAACACCGAGCCGCTGCTGCGGCTGAACGTCGAAGCCGCCGACGCGGCCTCGGTCGCGGCGTTGCGCGACGAGGTCCTGGCGATCGTGAGGGGATGA
- a CDS encoding DUF3499 domain-containing protein has product MRSVRRCSRTGCANPAVATLTYAYADSTAVVGPLATYSEPHSYDLCEEHALRLTAPRGWEVVRHQGEFVAPEPTVDDLTALAEAVREAGRADRPVDPPEVPAGTVRRGHLRVLPDPRDD; this is encoded by the coding sequence GTGCGGAGCGTGAGACGGTGCTCGCGAACCGGGTGCGCTAACCCGGCAGTCGCCACGCTCACGTACGCCTATGCGGACTCGACGGCGGTCGTCGGGCCGCTCGCCACCTACTCCGAGCCGCACAGCTACGACCTGTGCGAGGAGCACGCCCTGCGGCTCACCGCGCCGCGCGGCTGGGAGGTGGTCCGGCACCAGGGCGAGTTCGTGGCCCCGGAGCCGACCGTGGACGACCTGACGGCGTTGGCCGAGGCGGTGCGGGAAGCGGGCCGGGCCGACCGGCCGGTGGACCCTCCCGAGGTGCCCGCGGGCACCGTCCGGCGTGGTCACCTGCGGGTGCTGCCCGACCCGCGCGACGACTGA
- a CDS encoding metallopeptidase family protein, with product MARGSRRQGSPRRRSRDRHGRGLRGPLYPATLPAARSRAERFDALVLEALEPIEARWRTELTQLDVAVDDVPDVQAASDDGDVVEDGNVPLARLLPAGTDRRARIVLYRRPLEARAKDGADLADLVHDVLVEQVANYLGLDPDVIDGE from the coding sequence ATGGCAAGGGGTTCGCGACGTCAGGGCTCTCCGAGGCGGCGCAGCCGCGACCGCCACGGCCGAGGGCTGCGCGGACCGCTGTACCCGGCGACCCTGCCGGCGGCGCGGAGCCGGGCGGAGCGCTTCGACGCGCTGGTGCTGGAGGCGCTGGAGCCCATCGAGGCCAGGTGGCGGACGGAGTTGACCCAGCTCGACGTGGCCGTCGACGACGTGCCGGACGTGCAGGCGGCCTCCGACGACGGCGACGTGGTGGAGGACGGCAACGTCCCCCTGGCCCGCCTGCTGCCCGCCGGGACCGACCGGCGGGCGCGGATCGTGCTCTACCGGCGGCCGCTGGAGGCGCGGGCGAAGGACGGGGCGGACCTGGCCGACCTGGTGCACGACGTGCTGGTCGAACAGGTGGCGAACTACCTCGGCCTGGACCCGGACGTCATCGACGGCGAGTGA